The Niastella koreensis GR20-10 genome includes a window with the following:
- a CDS encoding DNA polymerase beta superfamily protein — protein MTINDIKEKGLLLFECISGSKAYGLNTAQSDTDLRGVYYLPKAQFYGLEYIPQISNETSDEVYYELGRFVELLIRNNPNILELLASPEDCILHKHPIMNRFTLDLFLSKLCKETFAGYAFTQIKKARGYKKKIVNPVDPVRKTVLDFCFILQGYQSISLREWLAQNKYSQDQCGLTSIPHSKGLYALFYDAANQHRYRGVISTELANEVSLSSIPKGEKESAYLFFNLEGYSSYCKEYREYWEWIEKRNEIRYQDNAEHGKGYDAKNMMHTIRLLQVAEEILREGKLNVKRPNREELLSIKTGQFQYDDLLVMADSLMQQIETAYIQSPLPDMPDKERLESLLVQMREELYG, from the coding sequence ATGACCATCAATGATATAAAAGAAAAGGGGCTGCTGCTTTTTGAATGCATCAGTGGCAGCAAAGCATACGGATTAAACACCGCTCAGTCTGATACAGATCTGAGGGGTGTTTATTATTTGCCAAAAGCGCAGTTTTATGGACTGGAATACATTCCGCAGATCAGCAATGAAACCAGCGATGAAGTGTATTACGAGCTGGGCAGGTTTGTTGAATTGCTCATTCGCAATAACCCCAATATCCTGGAATTGCTGGCATCGCCGGAAGATTGTATCCTGCATAAACATCCCATCATGAACAGGTTCACCCTTGACCTGTTCCTGTCGAAGTTGTGCAAGGAAACCTTTGCCGGTTATGCATTTACCCAAATAAAAAAAGCAAGAGGTTATAAAAAGAAGATCGTAAATCCGGTTGACCCGGTTCGTAAAACAGTACTTGATTTTTGTTTCATCCTGCAAGGGTATCAATCCATTTCATTACGGGAATGGCTGGCGCAAAACAAGTATAGCCAGGACCAGTGCGGGCTTACCAGCATTCCACATTCAAAAGGACTGTATGCCCTGTTTTATGATGCCGCCAATCAACACAGGTACAGAGGCGTTATAAGTACTGAACTGGCTAATGAAGTTTCCCTATCGTCTATTCCTAAGGGCGAAAAAGAAAGCGCCTACCTGTTCTTTAACCTGGAAGGCTATTCTTCTTATTGTAAAGAATACCGCGAATACTGGGAGTGGATAGAAAAGCGAAATGAAATCCGTTACCAGGATAATGCTGAACATGGAAAAGGTTATGATGCCAAGAACATGATGCACACCATCCGGTTGTTACAGGTGGCCGAAGAAATATTGCGGGAAGGCAAGCTAAACGTAAAGCGGCCTAACCGGGAAGAACTGTTATCCATAAAGACCGGTCAGTTTCAATATGATGACCTGCTGGTAATGGCCGACTCCTTAATGCAACAGATAGAAACAGCGTATATCCAAAGCCCGTTACCAGACATGCCCGATAAAGAAAGGCTTGAGAGCCTGTTAGTGCAAATGCGGGAGGAATTATACGGGTAA
- a CDS encoding YdcF family protein — MYGNAPMDAIRARLERSTRAALKNCQTAPCFGNTLQFTQAEIQTIGNELVRLVVKDSALRACVQQLKADGHYALFTTNDDTAFIRKAWQADARGVNNILRVYVEGYAPLYPKIDSISFQKDSPAFRDSIVARVEKVLDRYGKKMICLDLPVRVALEALQLNGREVAVQYEHDYIGGGNDWPFARSRHTKWDSFPYSMILVPGLGPEQPGVALDPGGARRCDSAAIRYKAKLAPFIVVSGGHVHPNKTPYCEAIEMRRYLMEVHHIPVYDIIIEPYARHTTTNLRNTSRFVFEEKMPADKPILIVSDSAQTNYINGAMKDKVVKELGYTPFSSIKKISATETEYLPAENSRQINSMDPLDP; from the coding sequence ATGTATGGAAACGCACCTATGGATGCCATTCGGGCAAGGTTGGAACGAAGCACCCGGGCAGCACTGAAAAATTGCCAAACGGCTCCCTGTTTTGGCAATACCCTGCAATTCACCCAGGCGGAAATTCAGACCATTGGCAATGAACTGGTGCGTTTGGTTGTAAAAGATTCAGCGCTGAGGGCGTGCGTTCAGCAACTTAAAGCGGATGGCCACTATGCTCTATTTACAACGAATGATGATACTGCTTTTATTCGCAAAGCCTGGCAGGCGGATGCCCGCGGGGTAAACAATATTCTGCGGGTTTATGTGGAAGGGTACGCTCCCCTGTATCCGAAGATCGATTCCATCAGCTTTCAGAAAGATAGTCCCGCATTTCGTGACAGTATTGTTGCCAGGGTTGAAAAGGTATTGGACCGGTACGGAAAAAAGATGATCTGTTTGGATCTGCCTGTACGGGTTGCACTGGAAGCACTGCAGTTGAATGGGCGCGAAGTGGCCGTTCAATACGAACATGATTATATTGGAGGAGGGAATGACTGGCCTTTTGCAAGGTCACGACATACCAAATGGGATTCTTTCCCTTATAGTATGATCCTGGTGCCGGGGCTTGGGCCTGAACAACCTGGAGTAGCGCTTGACCCTGGCGGCGCCAGAAGATGCGATAGTGCTGCTATCCGTTATAAGGCCAAACTGGCGCCATTTATTGTGGTATCGGGCGGGCATGTTCATCCTAATAAAACACCTTATTGCGAGGCAATTGAAATGCGGCGTTATTTGATGGAAGTACATCATATTCCTGTGTATGATATTATCATAGAGCCATATGCCCGGCATACTACTACCAACTTACGCAATACCAGCCGCTTTGTTTTTGAAGAAAAAATGCCGGCTGATAAACCGATCCTGATCGTTTCTGACAGCGCGCAAACGAATTACATCAATGGGGCAATGAAAGATAAAGTAGTGAAGGAACTGGGGTATACACCCTTCAGTTCAATAAAGAAAATAAGCGCTACAGAAACGGAATATCTTCCTGCAGAAAATTCGAGACAGATAAATTCAATGGATCCATTGGACCCATAA
- a CDS encoding RagB/SusD family nutrient uptake outer membrane protein — MKRIYKISVAIVTLLAGCSKSGLLDKDTKDSIDAQKFFNTATDLQVYTNGFYEMLPTYTLYTDEDSKSDNLIPLSVDARVKGARIVPPTNASTKWVWDDLRSINFFLENYQKCTDDAAKLKYGGIARFFRAYFYYEKVKTYGDVPFYNKVLSANDPDLYKGRDSRKLVMDSVLADINYAVANIPKEVKLNEITKYTALLLKARICLFEGTFRKYHSLGDHEKFLTEAAAAANELIASNAYKLFTTGGAATAYRELFARNDQDATETILARDYNTTYGRQSVGYLMTAPTAGVYGIPKDMIDSYLMKDGTRFTDQPGYQTKGFYDEMQNRDPRLTQTTAGPDFSVYKETTREPVNLSITTSGYRVIKGLPSRDQWGSLNSYNDIVIYRFAEALLVLAEAKAELGTLTQTDLDNSINKLRARAGMPNLNLAAANASPDPYLEYWYPNVDQGLNKGVILEIRRERRIELFNEGIRWDDLMRWKEGKKLEKPMVGMYFPGLGAFDFNNDGKTDVFLRTDNTTPAPAGTTSIINVNQKRLTNSTSGNFNPMYSTPCTFDEKKDYYYPVPTEDITLNPNLAQSPNW, encoded by the coding sequence ATGAAACGAATATATAAGATCTCGGTAGCTATTGTTACACTACTGGCAGGTTGTTCAAAAAGTGGTTTGCTGGATAAGGATACAAAAGACAGTATCGATGCGCAAAAGTTCTTTAACACGGCTACCGATCTGCAGGTATATACCAATGGCTTTTATGAAATGTTGCCTACCTACACCCTGTATACCGACGAAGATTCAAAGAGTGATAATTTAATTCCATTGTCGGTAGATGCCCGGGTGAAAGGAGCCCGCATTGTACCTCCTACCAATGCCAGTACCAAATGGGTATGGGATGATCTGCGAAGTATCAATTTCTTTCTGGAAAACTATCAGAAATGTACTGATGATGCTGCCAAACTGAAATATGGCGGTATTGCCCGGTTTTTCAGGGCTTACTTTTACTATGAAAAAGTGAAGACCTATGGCGACGTACCGTTCTATAACAAAGTGTTGTCTGCCAACGATCCTGATCTGTACAAAGGCCGCGATTCGCGCAAGCTGGTAATGGATTCGGTACTGGCCGATATTAATTATGCTGTTGCCAATATTCCCAAAGAAGTAAAACTGAATGAGATCACAAAATATACGGCCTTGTTGTTAAAGGCCCGCATTTGTTTGTTTGAGGGCACATTCAGAAAATACCATAGCCTGGGGGACCATGAAAAATTTTTAACTGAAGCTGCGGCGGCTGCAAATGAATTGATCGCTTCCAACGCCTACAAACTGTTTACAACCGGTGGCGCTGCTACTGCCTATCGCGAGTTGTTTGCCCGCAACGACCAGGACGCTACGGAAACCATCCTGGCGCGCGATTATAACACCACCTATGGCCGCCAGAGTGTGGGGTATTTAATGACGGCGCCCACTGCCGGCGTATATGGCATTCCGAAAGATATGATCGACAGCTATCTGATGAAAGACGGGACCCGGTTTACCGATCAACCCGGGTACCAGACAAAAGGGTTTTATGATGAAATGCAGAACCGGGATCCCCGCCTTACGCAAACTACTGCCGGTCCTGATTTTTCGGTGTACAAAGAAACCACCCGAGAACCGGTGAACCTGAGCATCACTACATCCGGTTACCGGGTAATAAAGGGGCTTCCCAGCCGCGACCAATGGGGATCGCTCAACTCCTATAACGACATAGTTATTTATCGCTTTGCAGAAGCCTTGCTGGTGCTGGCAGAAGCAAAAGCTGAGCTGGGTACGCTAACACAAACCGACCTGGATAATTCCATCAATAAACTCAGGGCACGTGCCGGTATGCCCAATTTAAACCTGGCTGCTGCCAATGCAAGCCCCGACCCCTATCTCGAATACTGGTATCCGAATGTAGATCAGGGTTTGAATAAGGGAGTAATATTGGAAATAAGAAGAGAGCGGCGCATTGAGCTTTTCAATGAAGGCATACGCTGGGATGATCTGATGCGGTGGAAAGAAGGAAAGAAACTCGAAAAACCAATGGTGGGGATGTATTTCCCGGGCCTGGGCGCCTTTGATTTTAATAATGATGGCAAAACAGATGTGTTTTTACGCACCGATAATACCACCCCTGCACCTGCAGGCACTACCAGTATTATTAATGTTAATCAAAAGCGCTTAACCAATAGTACATCGGGCAACTTCAATCCCATGTACAGTACTCCGTGCACTTTTGATGAGAAGAAGGATTATTATTATCCGGTACCAACTGAAGACATAACCCTGAACCCTAATCTCGCACAAAGTCCGAACTGGTAA
- a CDS encoding phosphodiester glycosidase family protein, with amino-acid sequence MKKNFVMGMLCLVICSATWGQYTLDSTRRMSPGVFYKHYHTASPIRQIHVMEIDLTESTINVQVVKSGGVINAAKETVQTMFADHDDFRGHDVTAAINCDFFTSQGPQYNPRHMMIGDGELLWDTTLNRTVFGITENRTSFITKLNGSYSVTAGSNNRTINHINRYGGTDQLIMYNRFKGSTTGTAAGGTEVRIVPVNGIGDWKANATISCKVLAKSSAGNMAIDSGEAVLYGLGTAKTFLDGINVNDVITLNLQVITNPSGLTNIKQLTGGWTRLVLDGANCVTTSVADEGGAVPTSAEPRTAIGFNQTKDKIYFTVVDGREEGVSEGMTLDEMSALMLYLGCYQALNFDGGGSFTMVGNMGDLRNNPSDNPPRAIPSALLAYLSSITLDDFENGVGHFNHDPTYSSTTVGVSTTSVVTTALTCHSGYHAMIVKLYDDAAVTTAWKARVLSGSGQIQNNRYFANTGTFSFYLKTSTAQTGAKVRLWLDDNDGTELSPQLTINNDGNWHKYTWNLANLNGTTADTGDGQLESAGVRLDALEFTQPNTSTTWFIFVDDIMVDPNGTDGTGVRLVADTAKAVAVTPAASLPAKTPITIYPNPGNGIFNLDFKQYAVTSFNLQVLDRFGRKLLDKKYQGGSQSINLPHLPAGLYFMYVTAGQINETFKIVIK; translated from the coding sequence ATGAAGAAAAACTTCGTAATGGGCATGCTATGCCTGGTCATTTGTTCAGCAACCTGGGGGCAATACACGCTTGATTCTACCCGCCGGATGTCGCCCGGTGTTTTTTACAAACATTACCACACGGCTTCGCCGATCAGGCAGATCCATGTAATGGAGATCGACCTCACCGAATCAACCATCAATGTACAGGTAGTGAAATCGGGTGGCGTGATCAATGCGGCAAAGGAAACGGTGCAAACCATGTTTGCCGATCACGACGATTTCCGGGGGCATGATGTAACCGCCGCGATCAATTGCGATTTCTTTACCAGCCAGGGCCCGCAATATAATCCCCGCCATATGATGATCGGCGATGGGGAATTATTATGGGACACCACGCTGAACCGTACGGTGTTTGGCATTACGGAAAACAGAACATCGTTTATTACCAAACTCAACGGCAGTTACAGTGTAACAGCTGGCAGTAATAACCGTACTATCAATCATATTAACAGGTATGGCGGTACCGATCAGCTGATCATGTATAATAGGTTTAAAGGCAGCACTACAGGTACTGCAGCGGGAGGTACCGAAGTGCGCATTGTGCCGGTGAATGGGATTGGCGACTGGAAGGCCAACGCCACTATTTCCTGTAAAGTACTCGCCAAATCAAGTGCTGGTAATATGGCGATCGATTCAGGGGAGGCAGTATTGTATGGACTGGGAACAGCCAAAACATTTCTCGATGGCATCAATGTGAATGATGTAATTACGCTGAACCTGCAGGTGATCACCAACCCTTCGGGGCTTACCAATATAAAACAACTAACCGGCGGCTGGACGAGGCTGGTGCTCGATGGCGCCAATTGCGTTACCACCAGTGTGGCCGATGAAGGCGGCGCCGTGCCTACCAGTGCGGAACCCAGAACAGCTATCGGGTTTAACCAAACAAAGGATAAAATATATTTCACGGTGGTGGATGGCAGAGAGGAAGGTGTAAGCGAAGGCATGACACTGGATGAAATGAGTGCGTTGATGCTGTACCTGGGTTGTTACCAGGCCCTGAACTTCGATGGCGGCGGCTCTTTCACCATGGTGGGCAATATGGGGGATCTAAGGAATAATCCGTCTGATAATCCACCCAGGGCCATACCCAGCGCATTACTGGCATATCTTTCCAGTATTACGCTCGATGATTTTGAAAACGGGGTAGGACATTTTAATCATGATCCAACGTATAGTTCCACTACGGTAGGCGTATCAACCACTTCGGTAGTAACCACCGCGCTTACCTGCCATAGCGGGTATCATGCCATGATAGTAAAGTTATATGATGACGCGGCAGTAACCACGGCCTGGAAGGCAAGGGTATTATCGGGCAGCGGCCAGATCCAGAATAACCGTTATTTCGCCAATACCGGCACGTTCAGTTTTTACCTGAAAACTTCCACCGCCCAAACCGGCGCCAAGGTGAGGCTCTGGCTCGATGATAATGATGGAACGGAGTTATCGCCCCAGCTTACCATCAACAATGATGGCAACTGGCACAAATACACCTGGAACCTGGCTAATTTGAATGGTACCACGGCAGACACCGGTGATGGACAGTTAGAAAGTGCGGGTGTGCGTTTAGACGCGCTCGAGTTTACGCAACCCAATACATCCACTACCTGGTTCATTTTTGTTGACGATATTATGGTTGACCCCAATGGCACAGATGGAACAGGCGTACGCCTGGTGGCCGATACGGCCAAAGCAGTAGCGGTAACACCAGCTGCCAGTCTTCCCGCGAAAACCCCGATAACTATCTATCCCAACCCGGGCAATGGTATATTCAATCTTGACTTTAAACAATATGCTGTAACCTCTTTTAACCTGCAGGTATTAGATCGCTTTGGCAGAAAGCTGCTGGATAAAAAATACCAGGGAGGTTCGCAATCCATCAATTTGCCGCATTTGCCGGCAGGCTTGTACTTTATGTATGTTACGGCTGGCCAGATCAATGAAACATTTAAAATCGTGATAAAATAG
- a CDS encoding SGNH/GDSL hydrolase family protein — MYKIFIVTIVLLAVQLSYAQDSIKYADATTLMMVGKAKTTDSIYQRIDSVEAKEMPQAVKNLAKQSAGIAILFETNSRIIRAKWDLPKEVYLHNMTPDAHSGLDLYCFKAGKWQFVSIGRVAPGINQNQIIVQNMDSSLKQFMLYLPLYNGVSQLQIGVQQNATINKPTKPAVNTARRIVVYGSSVVQGASASRAGMAYPAILQRRTGFDWINLGFSGSAKMEMPLAKYLATVPADCYVLDCIPNPSPEEISERSYPFIKYLHEQQPAIPIVLVETIFRQNGLWDQQVGNTVKRQNEEIRKTYERLKKEGVKNIYYLETDKLIGNDHEATIDGIHLTDLGFTRMADAVLPVVKKALAEKK, encoded by the coding sequence ATGTATAAAATTTTCATAGTTACAATAGTGCTCCTGGCTGTTCAATTATCGTATGCTCAGGACAGCATTAAATATGCAGATGCCACCACTTTGATGATGGTTGGGAAAGCCAAAACAACCGATTCCATTTATCAGCGCATAGATAGTGTAGAAGCGAAGGAGATGCCGCAGGCAGTGAAGAACCTGGCCAAACAAAGTGCAGGCATTGCGATCTTGTTTGAGACCAATAGCCGCATTATTCGGGCCAAATGGGATTTGCCAAAAGAAGTGTACCTGCATAACATGACACCCGATGCACACAGCGGGCTTGACCTGTATTGTTTTAAAGCCGGCAAATGGCAGTTTGTAAGTATAGGGCGTGTAGCGCCAGGTATTAACCAGAACCAAATAATAGTGCAGAATATGGACAGCAGCCTGAAACAATTCATGCTGTACCTGCCTTTGTACAATGGGGTGAGCCAGTTGCAGATCGGGGTGCAGCAAAATGCAACGATCAACAAACCAACAAAGCCGGCTGTTAATACCGCAAGGAGAATTGTAGTATATGGCTCCAGTGTGGTACAGGGTGCATCGGCGAGCAGAGCAGGTATGGCCTACCCTGCTATCCTGCAGCGCAGGACCGGCTTCGATTGGATAAACCTGGGTTTTAGCGGCAGCGCCAAAATGGAAATGCCCCTGGCTAAATACCTGGCTACTGTACCCGCAGATTGTTATGTGCTGGATTGCATTCCCAACCCCAGCCCGGAAGAGATCAGTGAAAGATCATATCCTTTTATTAAATACCTGCACGAACAGCAACCCGCCATTCCCATTGTATTGGTAGAAACCATCTTCAGGCAAAACGGCCTGTGGGACCAACAGGTTGGCAACACGGTTAAGAGACAGAACGAGGAAATCCGGAAAACCTATGAGCGCTTAAAAAAAGAGGGGGTGAAGAACATCTATTATCTTGAAACGGATAAGTTGATAGGTAATGACCACGAAGCCACTATAGATGGCATTCATTTAACCGATCTGGGTTTTACCCGCATGGCCGATGCAGTATTGCCGGTGGTAAAGAAGGCGCTGGCTGAAAAGAAATAA
- a CDS encoding exodeoxyribonuclease III, with amino-acid sequence MCTVISRILFVILLFAGYPAFTQYSRLRFITYNMLEGMKLDTSADKPNFVNWLKQMNPDVLALQEVTGFTQASLEKLAQSYGHPYAVLLIEGEKYPVALTSKYPIVNVQKVSDNMDRGFIMARIKDMNIISLHFTPFDYRKRAQEVDLLLAHIHTQPAGKQWIIMGDFNTVSPADSANYSDGRMVANYQAYEKKYAPIQKLANGKLDYTVIDKIVANGFTDALKTTTPAFVKTVHPKRFEPKTGTDVTSRIDFIFVSRDLVKKIAAARVLTDDFTDYYSDHYPVLMDLK; translated from the coding sequence ATGTGCACTGTGATTTCCCGTATCCTTTTTGTTATTCTTTTGTTTGCCGGGTATCCTGCTTTTACCCAATACAGCCGGTTGCGGTTCATTACCTACAATATGCTGGAAGGGATGAAACTGGATACTTCGGCCGACAAACCTAATTTTGTTAACTGGCTGAAGCAAATGAACCCCGATGTGCTGGCTTTGCAGGAAGTAACCGGGTTTACTCAGGCTTCGCTGGAGAAACTGGCGCAATCGTACGGCCATCCGTATGCTGTATTATTAATAGAGGGGGAGAAATATCCTGTGGCCCTCACCTCCAAATACCCTATAGTAAATGTGCAAAAGGTTAGTGATAATATGGACCGTGGGTTCATTATGGCGCGCATAAAAGACATGAACATAATAAGCCTACATTTTACACCGTTCGATTATCGTAAGCGGGCGCAGGAGGTTGATCTGCTGCTGGCACACATTCATACACAGCCAGCCGGAAAGCAATGGATAATTATGGGAGATTTCAATACCGTGTCACCGGCTGATTCTGCCAATTACAGCGATGGGCGTATGGTTGCCAATTACCAGGCTTATGAAAAGAAATATGCGCCCATTCAAAAACTGGCCAATGGTAAACTCGATTATACAGTGATAGATAAAATAGTGGCCAATGGGTTTACGGATGCGTTGAAAACAACAACGCCGGCATTTGTAAAAACGGTGCATCCCAAACGGTTTGAACCGAAAACCGGAACTGATGTAACATCGAGAATAGATTTTATATTTGTTAGCAGGGACCTGGTGAAAAAGATAGCGGCTGCCAGGGTGTTGACAGATGACTTCACCGATTACTACTCAGACCACTACCCGGTATTAATGGATTTGAAATGA
- a CDS encoding nucleotidyltransferase domain-containing protein, producing MQQLITDKLTAVEKEHGIRILYACESGSRGWEFPSPDSDYDVRFIYVHPYKYYLSVMDREYDLNFPISGELDMYGWDIRKVLQLMRKSNTTPFEWIQSPIIYRQGPTFRDDLWQLSQSYFSQISNIHHYLGIARGAMESIENGNEIKIKKLFYVLRPLLSAKWCLEKQSIAPMTIGPLMTLLPDALKKQVSDLIALKATAPESFIITINAELKTYTDHEFARISEASTHLKRDQFTADELDAFFVNTITRYDHQ from the coding sequence ATGCAACAACTGATAACAGATAAACTAACCGCAGTAGAAAAGGAGCACGGCATCCGCATCCTGTATGCCTGTGAATCAGGCAGCAGGGGCTGGGAATTCCCGTCACCAGACAGCGATTATGATGTGCGGTTCATTTATGTGCATCCTTATAAATACTACCTGTCGGTAATGGATAGAGAGTACGATCTCAACTTTCCCATTAGTGGCGAGCTGGATATGTATGGCTGGGACATTCGCAAAGTGTTGCAATTGATGCGCAAATCGAATACCACCCCGTTTGAGTGGATCCAGTCTCCGATTATATACCGGCAGGGGCCAACATTCAGGGACGATCTGTGGCAATTGAGCCAGTCTTATTTTAGCCAGATTTCCAATATTCATCATTACCTTGGGATAGCCCGGGGCGCCATGGAGTCAATTGAGAACGGCAACGAAATAAAGATCAAAAAACTGTTCTATGTGCTTCGTCCGCTGTTATCAGCCAAATGGTGTTTGGAAAAGCAATCCATTGCACCTATGACCATCGGACCGCTGATGACATTGCTGCCCGATGCGCTAAAAAAGCAGGTGAGCGATTTGATCGCGCTGAAAGCTACTGCACCGGAAAGTTTTATTATAACTATCAATGCAGAACTGAAAACATACACCGATCACGAATTTGCCCGCATCAGCGAAGCAAGTACACATTTAAAAAGAGACCAGTTTACTGCTGATGAACTGGATGCATTTTTTGTAAATACTATTACCCGGTATGACCATCAATGA
- a CDS encoding TIGR02117 family protein, whose product MRPFFKYTGYTLLTIVLLLLLYLGSAWVLSHLSVKAEANTAHQVPIYIKTNPVHTDLILPVKTELKDWSESILYTNTRTCDTTFSYIAFGWGDKGFYLETPTWADLKASTAFKAAFWLSSSAVHTNYLKKVKEGKNCVKVELSNEQYQRLITFIQNSLQTTANGQPIAISAAKPYGDHDAFYEAKGKYSLFHTCNTWANNALKSCGQKACWWTPFANGIEYQYGK is encoded by the coding sequence ATGAGACCATTTTTCAAATACACGGGTTATACCCTGTTAACCATTGTCCTACTCCTTCTCCTGTATTTGGGTAGTGCCTGGGTGCTATCGCACTTATCCGTAAAGGCGGAAGCCAATACAGCACACCAGGTTCCTATATATATTAAAACAAATCCTGTACATACTGACCTCATACTCCCCGTGAAAACTGAGCTGAAAGACTGGAGTGAAAGTATTTTGTACACCAATACCCGCACCTGCGATACTACCTTCAGCTACATTGCCTTTGGCTGGGGCGATAAAGGATTCTACCTGGAAACGCCTACCTGGGCCGATCTGAAAGCAAGCACCGCCTTTAAAGCAGCCTTCTGGTTAAGCTCTTCCGCAGTACACACCAACTATCTTAAAAAAGTAAAAGAAGGAAAGAATTGTGTAAAGGTGGAACTCTCCAACGAGCAATACCAGCGGTTGATAACCTTCATTCAAAACAGTTTGCAAACCACTGCCAACGGGCAACCCATAGCCATCTCTGCTGCCAAACCTTATGGCGATCACGATGCCTTTTATGAAGCAAAAGGCAAATACAGTTTATTTCACACCTGTAATACCTGGGCTAACAATGCATTGAAGTCCTGTGGTCAAAAAGCCTGCTGGTGGACGCCCTTCGCTAACGGAATTGAATACCAGTACGGGAAATAA
- a CDS encoding S24 family peptidase, which yields MNKYERLKADLAGAGTGKLKAFGNSMLPILKNGSLLTFVKAPDYNIGDIVFCKVKGRYIDAHKVVKKDANKGFLIANNHGFENGWTKIVYGKVVVAEYQGRIIYKTE from the coding sequence ATGAACAAATATGAACGGCTCAAAGCAGATTTAGCGGGAGCCGGAACCGGAAAATTAAAAGCGTTTGGCAATTCCATGTTGCCAATATTGAAAAACGGTAGCCTGCTAACTTTTGTAAAGGCGCCTGATTATAACATTGGCGATATCGTTTTCTGTAAAGTAAAAGGCAGGTACATCGATGCGCATAAAGTTGTAAAGAAAGATGCCAACAAAGGTTTCCTGATAGCCAATAACCATGGCTTTGAAAATGGCTGGACGAAGATAGTTTATGGAAAAGTAGTAGTAGCCGAATATCAGGGCAGGATCATTTATAAAACGGAATAA